GAGCTCCTATACTGGAAACACGGGTAGTGATTCACTCATGGTACAGTAAAGTGTAGCAAAAATTGTTGCTGATAGTTTGCGTCTAAAATAGAATGAAGAACAGGAGCAACTTGCTGCTGCATGTAACACTTCTCGTAAAATAGTGAATATTTATGTTAATGTAAATACTTGAAAGCCAGCAGCCAAGCACAAACCAAAAGAGGTTGCATTATTAGATGGTCATAAAATTTTAGACACTGAAACCGGAGATCCCAGATCTAACAAGGAACCGGTGAAGGAGAATGCAAACACTCTAAAAATTAGTAATAGGAATGTGAGAGATGTTCATTTATGCCTATATTCTGAGTTACTGATTTTCTGTTTAAATTAAGTATTAAACTTAACCCCCCCTTAAATTGAGAGTGGAGggatataatttgttttaaacgAGCAATTATATATCAATTGTTTTAGGAAACTGGAGTGACTGTTAGTGCATAATCTGTACAAAATCTTGCAGAAGGATAAACTTATCCTATCTATTCTTCCATTTCAACCTTGTTGGTTGAAACTGTGACTTGCTGAGATACTCTTAATTAAGcagttggtaaaaaaaataaaaattgttttaggtTCCAGGCTTTTTAAGTTGAGGTACTACTTTCAAAAACACAAAGTTGAGTTACTTGTGTTTGAGAAGggagtaatatttttattaagtttatgtgaaatataatataatatgatataatTACTTCTTTCATGCCATTTTTTGTTAATATCTCAGAATAGACGTTTCAAAGTTAAACTCTTGCTACACACTATTTTTCCAAACAAGAAAGTCGGCTACACTAGTGAGAAGTGATTATAAAAACATCAAGTCACTTTAAGGTTTATCAACAAGTGAGAAATGGAGGAAAGTCAAGGGACTCTTCCTCTCAGTACCTGCCATGTCCAAATTGGGTTGCTTATCATCAATAGGTTACACATGCTCCTTCATTCCACAGCTTTAAGCTTCTTGTTCTATTACAGGTTGAGATTTCTTTTTCAAGACCCAGAAACCAGGGGAAGCCATTTGTTACCATGGTTCCTTGTTTTTGCTTCAGAAATCATTCTCTCCTTCATTTGGTTTCTTGGCCAAGCTTATCGTTGGCGTCCCGTTTCACGAACTGTCTTCCCAGAGAGATTGCCAGAGGATGATAAGCTTCCTGGTGTTGATGTGTTCATATGCACTGCAGATCCAATTAAGGAACCCACTTTAGAGGTGATGAATACTGTTTTATCATCCATGGCACTGGATTATCCTCAAGAGAAGCTTCATGTTTATCTCTCGGATGATGGGTGTTCTCCCATGACCCTGTATGGTATGAGAAAAGCTTATGAGTTTGCAAGGTGGTGGCTTCCCTTCTGCAGAAGGTACAAAATAAAGAACAGGTGCCCCAAGGCCTACTTTTCTGCTTTGGAGAATGATGATAGTGACTTTGCCAGGAGTAGTGTGTACATGGAAGATAAGCAAAAGATCAAGGTTCAATATgattgttttatttaattttcataGGTTAAAGAACATATAGAAGCATTGCTTTATGATAAAATCAATAATTTGCAGGGAAAGTATGAGGCTTTCAAAGAAGAGATAGAGACATTCAGAAAAGATGGTGCCTTTTTCAGAGACAGTGTTACTGTTGGAGATTACTCATCTGTCATTGAGGTATAATAACactttgttgtcaatatatcattTTAATTACTTTAAGTTACGCAATACGCAGTGTGAAAATTTTGATTATGTATCTTACACATTGCACTTCAACCTCAAGTTTGACGAATAACAACTGTGCATGACATCAATAATCTTCTTTGAGTTTCTAGTGTTCTCAAcaaattacaattttttgacAACAAATATAATCAATACTCATGTGCAACTATGTGCTAAATTTCCGCCATGTGCACTTATATTAGATACAATTAATCTGAATTATGTAGGTGATGAACAAAAATGTCGTTGACGATGTGGACAATGTCAAAATGCCTTTTCTTGTCTATGTTTCTCGAGAGAGAAAGCTTTCTAGTCATCACCATTTCAAGGCTGGAGCCCTCAATGTCCTTGTAAGACTATTATTGTAAGACTATTATTTTATATcttccaaaatatatataaaaataaattctttaCAAACACAAAAGATGTAATGATTCCATGTATCACATAATAATTTTCATGTATCACATAATAATTTTTCAGCTTCGTGTATCCGCTGTGATGAGCAATTCTCCCTACATCTTAGTTCTAGATTGTGACATGTTCTGCAACGATCCAACTTCAGCTCGATATGCCATGTGTTTTCATCTTGATCCAAAGATATCATCCTCCTTAGCTTTTGTTCAATTTCCTCAGAAATTTCACAACATTAGCAAGAATGACATCTATGACAGTCAGCTGAGATCAATATTTACAGTAAGCACGTCAAAACCGATCCTTTAAAATACAAATGTAATGGTGGTGAATCTTTGCAGTGCAAAACTTAATCATTTGAACAACTTCAGATACAATGGCAAGGTATGGACGGGCTTAAGGGACCTGTGATGTCAGGTACATGCTTTTATATAAAAAGGGTATCACTGTATGGAAATCGCACGAATGAAGGTATTGAACACAAGGTTTCTTGTAAAACACTAGATTGATTGGTTTTAACaacattaatatatgaatatagcCATTGTGTTATGATGTAACATACTTTActgttatgacttatgagttTTAAATGTTATAGGAGGGACTGATATGCAGAAACTTCAAGAAtattttggttcatctaatgaATTCATCAAATCACTTGCTCAAAACTACACAAGTGGTTTTTTGTCGGGTCGGAATACATTGCTTCAAGAACCTCACTTGTTGGCTTCTTGTAGATATGAAATTGGCACAAAATGGGGACAAGATGTAAGTAAACATTAAAACTCAGAGAATACATCAAATTTTATACAGACAAAAAGtaaatgtataattttgatttgtttcagATAGGTTTCTTATATGATAGTGTTGTAGAAGACTTCTTGACCGGATTTATCTTGCATTGTAACGGATGGACTTCGGTTTTCTGTGAACCTTCTAGGCCACAGTTTCTTGGTACAGCTACAACAAACTTGAATGCTGTACTTATCCAAGGCACTAGATGGTACTCTGGTTTGTTTGAAAATGGTATAAGTAAGGTTTGCCCCCTTATATATGGACCTTTAAGGATGCCACTACTCCAAAGTCTATGTTTTGCAGAGCTCACATATTTTCCTCTTTATTGCTTGCCCCTTTGGTGTTTTGCTACCATCCCTCAGCTATGTCTACTAAATGGAATACCCTTGTACCCTAAGGTAACAACTATAAAGAGCtcaactccacatcattttcacTTCAATCTCAGATTGTTAATTATATTCATGTCATACTAAATACTCGCCTCTTTTAACGTTTTCTTGACAGGTTTCAGATCGATATTTCATTATCTTTTTATTCATCTTTCTATCATCTCTTTCAAAACATTTACTAGAAGTCTTCGTAACTGGTGGAACACTACATAAGTGGATCAATGAGCTGAGAATCTGGATGATGAAATCAACTACTTGTGATCTATATGGATGTTTGGATGCATTAATGAAGAAAGTTGGTATAAGAGAAGCTAGTTTCTTGCCTACTAATAAAgcagaagatgatgaacaaACTCTTCTATACCAAATTGATAAATACGATTTCCGAGCATCGAATATTTTTATCGTTCCGATGATTGCCATCATCACAATCAACATATGCTGCTTGGTAGTTGGAGTCTATAGAGTGATATTTGTGGGTGATTGGGACAAAATGTTGATACAGATTGTCCTTGCAAGTTTTATCATTACGGTCAACTACCCTATCATTGAAGGGCTGGTGATAAGGAAGGACAAGGGACGCATTTCACAGTTGGTAGCTATACATGTTATCTTTGTTACTATGACTCTTTTGACATTTTgtaaattcatataaattataaaatacataatatgTTCATATgtaaattcatataaataataaaatgcaTAATAATATGATTCTTAGAATTGAGAATAGTGTAATTGAATTGTGCACTGTTAAATAGGAGTTCCTTTCTCATCTCTTAAAATGGACAATTAAGCATTTAGGATTATCATTAATATCAATGACACTTTTCCTTGCTGTAGGATTTGTTTCCTGtttgtattattatatattactcTCCTTATTACGATATAATTTACTTTAGCAAATGATACACGAATTAGAATTAacaaaaatttgttaattttattgattGTATAAAAATGATTAATAAGTCCCTTTCACAATTTTTCACAATTTTATTATAGTCCTAACAAAAGTTGTTAGGAgtataataagaagaaaaaaaaaattaatactaccTCTATCTTAAGAAGAAAAGTTGTTAGGAGTTTAATAAAAGATATAAGAAATCCTGagttactataaaaaaaaaatcattaaaagcataaaagaatttttttttttttttaaaaaaaggagaaagaataaaaattaaaaaatatgatagaAAAAAAGGCATTAACATTTCATTAGTATTATAAAACGATTTATAATTTGAGTAATTCTTTTTAGAAAGTAACTTAAAATCTAAGACAAATGTAGTACTTCCTTGACAAGGTAAAACAACATATAAAGTAGAATACCAATGACTTGATTGGAAATGACTTGATTCACATGGAGTTTGTGGCAATGTCCTTAAAAGAGTCGTTTAAATAGCAATGATGTAGAAGTGACATTGGAAAACTTGGCTGTGCCTAACAAATAATgcttaaacaattttatttttttgacagaagtGATGGTACATTTGAATTAGTTTTCACAAAGTATTACCAAGGGTACTCGTGCTGTGTGAAGCAGGAACTTGCTAACCATGATGCTATGGAATACGCACCTACGCAACAGGTTCCAGTTATTCTAACTTCAATGCAGGGAGGCACATACAATAGGTAAAACACAtcaaataaatagataaaagaCTGATCTCAGTGAGTAATCTCGTCTAATATCGAAACAATGTTAATTGAGTTTTCAATAAAACACTAAATACTACTTACTATACAGATGTATTAAGTACAACTCAAGCAATCGACCAATAAAAGCTCGTGCCATCAAAACTTCCTATGGCCTAGAATATGATAATCATTGctagcaaacacaattaatcacaaccaatacaaaaaaaccacacaaacaaatagaagaaaaattcATGCGAGATATTTCTAGTTTGTCGTATGTCAGTAACCACGGCATCAATGAGATCTAGACAGAGTGATTACAAGCAGCATGCCGATACAAATCCTTTTCAAAACCAGTTATGACTTCTGAAGAATACATTTCTCGTACAGAGCAACAACATCTTTCTTCGTGGGATTCTTCAACCGAAGCAGCTGATCACCATAGTTATGTTTTGTCAGTTCTTGTTTAAGCTTCTGGACGGTAAACCTTTTATAATCCTCTTCATTTGCTTGCTGACTAAGATTGTCCTCTGCCCCCTCAAAGGTTGAACCACCATCTTCTGGCTGCATGTACTTAGGACTTGTTGTACTCCTAGCTCTTTTAGTTCCCCTTAAAATTCTAGGGCTTGCATCCATGTCTTGTACAGAATCAACATCAATGTCATTCTCTACCCTCAATCGCTTACTAACAGAAGTTGTTTTTAGCTTACTGTCCAATGTTTCGTTCAGTCGAAACTTAGTCAACTCTTGATGTAGAGAGTCAATTTTGGCTTGTGCAGACTGTAGCTGCAGAGAGAGCGCCTCAGCCCGGTTATTTGCCTGTGTACGTGCTTCACGTTCTGTTTCCAAAAGTTGTTCAAGAATCTGAGCATTATTTCTCCTGTGTGTTTTATCTTTATCCAGAAGTGCTCCTAAATCCTTCTCTCTTTGTTGCACCTTCTCTTCAAGCTGCGCAACTCGGGTAAGTGCATCCTTCTCTGAATCTGTCGCTCTCTGCAATTCACCTGCCAGATTATCTTTCTCCCTCCCCAGAGTTTCAATTTTCCTCTCAGCTCTCTCAACCTGTGCCAGCCTTTCCATTGCTAGTCTCTGCATCTCACTCTTCTCCTTCTGAGCCATGCCTGCTTCAGCCCGTGCTCTATCAGCCATTTCAGTAGCCCTTGCAGATTCTTTTTCAGCAGTTTTACACCTTTGTTGAACCTCCTCAAATCTTTTGAACTCAGATTGGTACCTCTGCTCAAGATGGCTCTTCTCCTGCTGATATACTAGTGCTTCCCTCTCATATGACTGGGCCTTGGCATTTTCAGTTTTCAACCTGTCATTCAAATCTTTAATTTCATTCCTCAGTGATGATATTTCTGTATCATAACTCCTTATCTTGGACTCAGCAGCCTGCAAGTACAAGCACAATATATCAATCCTGAAAGAACCGAAATAAAAGCACCAAAAAATATGGTAGGATAGAATTAAGCCCATCTGAAGGGTGTGTAAATTGTTGTCTGAACCAATTCCAATTAAAGGACCCATCTTAACTTCATATAATTGAACAAATATTTTAGTTAAGTGAATGTGCAATAAGACAAGAAATCATGTGATAGGATTAAGCCCAAATGCAAGAACAATGTACAGTATCTCCGCTCTGGCCTCCTTCCCCACAAAATACCATAGTAAAAAGAATAGAATACGAAGAAATAGGACAGATGTAAAAGAGAATTTGTCATATGATATGAATAAGTTAACAGAAATCTTCTTAATGAAAGACCTTCGTAATAGTGCAGAGACAAACACTTCTAAGAAGCCAAAAAAACACACCTTCAACTCTAATTTCAGAGTTGTTAAACACATTTCAGCATGCTCAATTTTTgcagttttttcttttatttcttcatCCTGCAAAGTTAGCAAACAAGTCAGAAACCAAGTTTGCAAGGAATTATGGATATTTATATAATagcaataaaaattaaacatatatgcAAAAGAAATGAGCTGGCATCAGGAGGGAGAGCTCACTTTTTCAGCCAAAGTTCCAGAGAATTCTTCTCTTAAGACATCTTCCCTCAACTGTGTCTGTTTGTTTGTGCGCTCCTGAACTATTGCTGCCTTCTCTAGAGCAGATTTTGCTTCTCTGACAGCAACATCATATTTCCGTTTCCACTCCTCAGCCTCCTCTTGAGCAGACTGAGCTTGTTCCCTTGCTGCTGCCAACCTTGCTTCAGCAGCACTACTGCGGGACTTGAGGGATGCTATTTCAGAGCTAGCTTGATCTTCCTCAGCTTTCTGCCTTGATAAAACctgttcatattttcttttccattCCGCGGATTCATGCTTAGTAGAGTCCAATGTTTTCAATAAGTTAGAATATCTCTCATCCACTGAGCGGCGATTAGCTTGCAAATCAGTAATGCGATTCATGTACTCATCAGTTAATTTCTTCTTATCATTGATGGCATCCTCATATCGCTTCATGTACTCAGACTTTTCACCTTCACAGGCTTCCAGCTGCTTCGTCAGTAAGGTCAACTTATCTTCATGCAACCGACGTTGCAAAGCAAGAGAACTCTTCTCTGATTCAACTTTATCGATTACCCTCTTGAAAAGGTCAAGCACAGGGCCTTCAAAACTATTGACAGAAACATGtttttcagaaagaaaaaagttCAAAAAAACCAGCTCCACTCCACCCTCAACCAAAAGAAAACTTGACAGAAATAAATCTCAACAAACCTTTGTTGTAGGAAGACAGCAAGTTTTTGCCACTTTCCAGGACCTTGAATTGACTTATCATAATCAGATAAAAGAGCATCAAGAACCTGCATCAAAGATAATTTATCCAACCTGGTCATCATTTCAAATTTGGCTACCTTGATTTTGCAAAAAAATGCTCATAGAAGGTTTACTGAGAGCACATGCATGCTCTCTTGTTTTCCCATTCCAGGTTTCAAACAAGATATTACAATACAACCAACaaaatgaatgaatgcatgacttaaaagttaaatattCTTTTGTTCTTCACCAAATCAGTAGCAGTTAACAGATTCACAAATCTCCTTAACCAAAGTCTCGCAATTAAACCAAAGTTAGCAGATTCACAAATCTCCttaaccataaaaacacaaaactGTAAAGAATATTGCATGACAagaaacattattaaaaaaatgctcgttt
This portion of the Trifolium pratense cultivar HEN17-A07 linkage group LG3, ARS_RC_1.1, whole genome shotgun sequence genome encodes:
- the LOC123916170 gene encoding cellulose synthase-like protein G2 isoform X2; the protein is MEESQGTLPLSTCHVQIGLLIINRLHMLLHSTALSFLFYYRLRFLFQDPETRGSHLLPWFLVFASEIILSFIWFLGQAYRWRPVSRTVFPERLPEDDKLPGVDVFICTADPIKEPTLEVMNTVLSSMALDYPQEKLHVYLSDDGCSPMTLYGMRKAYEFARWWLPFCRRYKIKNRCPKAYFSALENDDSDFARSSVYMEDKQKIKGKYEAFKEEIETFRKDGAFFRDSVTVGDYSSVIEVMNKNVVDDVDNVKMPFLVYVSRERKLSSHHHFKAGALNVLLRVSAVMSNSPYILVLDCDMFCNDPTSARYAMCFHLDPKISSSLAFVQFPQKFHNISKNDIYDSQLRSIFTIQWQGMDGLKGPVMSGGTDMQKLQEYFGSSNEFIKSLAQNYTSGFLSGRNTLLQEPHLLASCRYEIGTKWGQDIGFLYDSVVEDFLTGFILHCNGWTSVFCEPSRPQFLGTATTNLNAVLIQGTRWYSGLFENGISKVCPLIYGPLRMPLLQSLCFAELTYFPLYCLPLWCFATIPQLCLLNGIPLYPKVSDRYFIIFLFIFLSSLSKHLLEVFVTGGTLHKWINELRIWMMKSTTCDLYGCLDALMKKVGIREASFLPTNKAEDDEQTLLYQIDKYDFRASNIFIVPMIAIITINICCLVVGVYRVIFVGDWDKMLIQIVLASFIITVNYPIIEGLVIRKDKGRISQLVAIHVIFVTMTLLTFCKFI
- the LOC123916170 gene encoding cellulose synthase-like protein G2 isoform X1, producing the protein MEESQGTLPLSTCHVQIGLLIINRLHMLLHSTALSFLFYYRLRFLFQDPETRGSHLLPWFLVFASEIILSFIWFLGQAYRWRPVSRTVFPERLPEDDKLPGVDVFICTADPIKEPTLEVMNTVLSSMALDYPQEKLHVYLSDDGCSPMTLYGMRKAYEFARWWLPFCRRYKIKNRCPKAYFSALENDDSDFARSSVYMEDKQKIKGKYEAFKEEIETFRKDGAFFRDSVTVGDYSSVIEVMNKNVVDDVDNVKMPFLVYVSRERKLSSHHHFKAGALNVLLRVSAVMSNSPYILVLDCDMFCNDPTSARYAMCFHLDPKISSSLAFVQFPQKFHNISKNDIYDSQLRSIFTIQWQGMDGLKGPVMSGTCFYIKRVSLYGNRTNEGGTDMQKLQEYFGSSNEFIKSLAQNYTSGFLSGRNTLLQEPHLLASCRYEIGTKWGQDIGFLYDSVVEDFLTGFILHCNGWTSVFCEPSRPQFLGTATTNLNAVLIQGTRWYSGLFENGISKVCPLIYGPLRMPLLQSLCFAELTYFPLYCLPLWCFATIPQLCLLNGIPLYPKVSDRYFIIFLFIFLSSLSKHLLEVFVTGGTLHKWINELRIWMMKSTTCDLYGCLDALMKKVGIREASFLPTNKAEDDEQTLLYQIDKYDFRASNIFIVPMIAIITINICCLVVGVYRVIFVGDWDKMLIQIVLASFIITVNYPIIEGLVIRKDKGRISQLVAIHVIFVTMTLLTFCKFI
- the LOC123916169 gene encoding guanylate-binding protein 4, coding for MFKNFLNRGRENPADASPPSPAVRATPSSSSQFTGPPRPIRLVYLDEKGKFRMDPEAVATLQLVKEPIGVVSVCGRARQGKSYILNQLLGRSSGFQVASTHRPCTKGLWLWSSPIKRTALDGTEYSLLLLDSEGIDAYDQTGTYSTQIFSLAVLLSSLFIYNQMGGIDEAALDRLSLVTQMTKHIRVRASGGKNSAAELGQFSPIFVWLLRDFYLDLTDEDNRKITPRDYLELALRSVQGKQKDIDAKNQIRESIRALFPDRECFTLVRPLNNENDLQRLDQISLDKLRPEFQRELNALITFVLERTKPKQVGATMMTGPVLIGITESYLDALNHGAVPTISSSWQSVEEAECRRAYDSATEVYMASFDRSKPPEEVALREAHEQAVQKAMAAFNASAVGVGAARKKYEGLLQKFLKKAFEDYKRNAFMEADVKCSNTIHSMEKRLRAACNACNASDAKIDNVAKVLDALLSDYDKSIQGPGKWQKLAVFLQQSFEGPVLDLFKRVIDKVESEKSSLALQRRLHEDKLTLLTKQLEACEGEKSEYMKRYEDAINDKKKLTDEYMNRITDLQANRRSVDERYSNLLKTLDSTKHESAEWKRKYEQVLSRQKAEEDQASSEIASLKSRSSAAEARLAAAREQAQSAQEEAEEWKRKYDVAVREAKSALEKAAIVQERTNKQTQLREDVLREEFSGTLAEKDEEIKEKTAKIEHAEMCLTTLKLELKAAESKIRSYDTEISSLRNEIKDLNDRLKTENAKAQSYEREALVYQQEKSHLEQRYQSEFKRFEEVQQRCKTAEKESARATEMADRARAEAGMAQKEKSEMQRLAMERLAQVERAERKIETLGREKDNLAGELQRATDSEKDALTRVAQLEEKVQQREKDLGALLDKDKTHRRNNAQILEQLLETEREARTQANNRAEALSLQLQSAQAKIDSLHQELTKFRLNETLDSKLKTTSVSKRLRVENDIDVDSVQDMDASPRILRGTKRARSTTSPKYMQPEDGGSTFEGAEDNLSQQANEEDYKRFTVQKLKQELTKHNYGDQLLRLKNPTKKDVVALYEKCILQKS